One genomic segment of [Phormidium] sp. ETS-05 includes these proteins:
- a CDS encoding AIM24 family protein: protein MAKFEIIEEEGLRLIKVLMNKETIRAEAGALFYFHGDIRMESQGTGGVGGFFKALATGEALVRPSYTGTGELYLEPSFEGYHILNLQGEEWVMDTGGYWASEGSVQVDAKRNKLLTGLFGGEGLFQTTAKGQGQVVIKTPGPIEEVHLRNDRLVVDGTFAVARSATLNYTVTKATKSLLGSFTSGEGFVNTYEGTGTVLMAPNAYWEVMMLRQLSAV from the coding sequence ATGGCCAAGTTTGAAATTATCGAAGAAGAAGGCTTGCGGCTGATTAAAGTCCTGATGAACAAGGAAACCATCCGTGCTGAAGCCGGAGCCTTGTTTTATTTCCACGGGGACATTCGGATGGAATCTCAAGGCACTGGTGGGGTGGGGGGCTTTTTCAAGGCTCTTGCTACTGGCGAAGCCTTGGTGCGTCCGAGCTATACGGGAACGGGAGAGCTATATCTAGAACCCAGCTTTGAGGGCTACCACATTCTGAATTTACAGGGCGAGGAATGGGTAATGGATACAGGAGGATACTGGGCTTCTGAGGGCAGTGTCCAGGTTGATGCTAAGCGCAACAAGCTGTTAACTGGGCTGTTTGGTGGGGAAGGGCTATTTCAAACTACGGCGAAGGGTCAGGGCCAGGTAGTGATTAAAACCCCTGGTCCGATTGAAGAAGTGCATCTGAGGAACGATCGCCTAGTGGTAGATGGCACTTTTGCCGTCGCCCGTTCTGCCACTTTAAATTATACCGTCACCAAAGCTACCAAGTCATTGTTGGGCAGCTTTACCTCTGGCGAAGGCTTTGTCAACACCTACGAGGGGACGGGCACGGTTCTGATGGCGCCCAATGCCTATTGGGAAGTGATGATGCTACGTCAGCTTTCGGCAGTTTAA
- a CDS encoding AIM24 family protein, which yields MAEIEIIDREGWRHVKIALQNETVRAESGALYYMRGNIQMESAGTGGVGGFMKSLVTGENIFRPTYKGTGELFLEPSFGGFHILELQGDEWIMDAGSYFASEGTVEITAKRNKLISGLFGGEGLFQTVAQGRGKLVLSTPGPIREIHLENSRLAVDGNFAVARKGNIDYRVEKAARTLLGSMLSGEGFINVYEGTGTVLIARSSYKRALMKGKISDIISSKVASAKAEAERKAASKAQQQ from the coding sequence ATGGCAGAGATTGAAATTATCGATCGCGAAGGCTGGCGCCACGTTAAAATCGCCCTCCAAAATGAAACCGTCCGGGCTGAATCTGGCGCCCTGTACTATATGCGGGGCAATATCCAGATGGAATCAGCCGGAACTGGTGGCGTGGGTGGATTTATGAAATCTCTAGTGACGGGCGAAAATATTTTTCGTCCTACCTACAAAGGCACGGGCGAACTATTCCTCGAACCTTCCTTTGGCGGCTTCCATATCCTAGAACTGCAAGGGGACGAGTGGATTATGGATGCAGGTAGTTACTTTGCTTCCGAGGGAACGGTAGAAATCACCGCCAAGCGCAACAAGCTGATATCGGGATTGTTCGGTGGAGAAGGGTTATTTCAAACCGTGGCGCAGGGGCGGGGTAAACTTGTCCTCTCTACTCCTGGCCCCATCCGGGAAATTCATTTAGAAAATAGCCGTTTGGCAGTTGATGGCAATTTTGCCGTCGCCCGGAAAGGTAATATAGATTACCGCGTGGAAAAAGCGGCTCGCACTCTCTTGGGTTCGATGTTGTCAGGAGAAGGATTCATCAATGTTTATGAAGGCACCGGCACGGTTTTGATTGCCCGTTCTTCCTACAAACGAGCCTTGATGAAAGGGAAAATTAGCGACATCATCAGCAGCAAAGTTGCGTCTGCCAAGGCAGAAGCAGAGAGAAAAGCAGCCAGTAAGGCGCAGCAGCAGTAG
- a CDS encoding P-loop NTPase family protein, with protein sequence MVAQLETPTLHSAPRFHHTVTGQIQVFTGPHRSFFPNVIAEALRISGQGTPVLVVQLLKGGIRQGHHHPVHLGQNLQWIRCDLPRCIDTPQLDEAETASLHQLWQFIQTAVFEEQYSLVVLDELSVAVNFGLISETEVLTLLERRPRHMDIILTGPDMPPAIMDMADQITEIRRRI encoded by the coding sequence ATGGTTGCACAGTTGGAAACTCCCACCCTCCATTCCGCCCCACGGTTTCACCACACCGTCACCGGACAGATTCAAGTTTTCACCGGACCCCACCGCAGTTTTTTCCCCAACGTCATCGCCGAAGCCCTGAGAATCTCCGGCCAAGGGACCCCCGTCCTGGTGGTGCAGCTACTCAAAGGAGGCATCCGCCAGGGCCACCATCATCCCGTCCACCTCGGTCAAAATCTCCAGTGGATTCGCTGCGACCTCCCCCGCTGCATCGACACCCCCCAACTAGATGAAGCCGAGACCGCCTCCCTCCACCAGTTGTGGCAATTTATCCAAACCGCCGTTTTCGAGGAACAATATTCCCTGGTGGTTTTGGACGAGTTGAGCGTCGCGGTTAACTTCGGTCTTATCTCCGAAACCGAGGTCCTCACCCTCTTAGAAAGACGCCCCCGCCACATGGATATCATCTTAACTGGACCCGATATGCCACCAGCCATCATGGATATGGCTGACCAAATCACCGAAATTCGCCGCAGAATTTAG
- a CDS encoding adenylate kinase, giving the protein MKLVILGGPGSGKGTQAALLCRRLDILLVSTGEIFRRAIAAQTELGKKAQPYVEKGELVPDPIAIELIRDRLGQADTSRGWLLDGYPRTAFQAEELDFFLERTGERRPWAIYLETPEDVLLERCLNRRDKRLDDSPEFVRRRIQLFNERTIPILDYYDYCHQLVTVNGNQSSDMVLQEILAGIMVNK; this is encoded by the coding sequence GTGAAATTGGTAATTCTCGGAGGTCCGGGGTCGGGCAAGGGAACGCAGGCGGCTTTACTCTGCCGTCGTTTGGATATCCTTTTGGTTTCGACGGGGGAGATTTTCCGCAGGGCGATCGCGGCGCAAACGGAGTTGGGCAAGAAGGCTCAACCTTATGTGGAAAAAGGGGAATTGGTGCCGGATCCGATCGCCATTGAGTTGATTCGCGATCGCCTCGGACAAGCGGACACCTCTAGAGGTTGGTTGCTCGACGGTTATCCCCGTACCGCCTTTCAAGCTGAGGAATTAGATTTTTTCCTAGAGCGCACCGGAGAGCGGCGCCCCTGGGCAATATACTTGGAAACGCCAGAGGATGTATTATTAGAGCGCTGCCTCAATCGCCGGGATAAGCGCCTCGATGATAGTCCCGAATTTGTCCGCCGCCGCATTCAGTTATTCAATGAGCGCACTATCCCGATTTTGGATTATTACGATTATTGTCATCAGCTCGTCACGGTTAACGGCAACCAATCTTCTGATATGGTACTGCAGGAAATCTTAGCTGGGATTATGGTTAATAAATAA
- a CDS encoding DUF29 domain-containing protein, producing MRTKQDWEWLAAGSEYLAAVAVRELLQEGKSMEAYEGLAFLIESMGKSKKLALRSQLIRLMSHIIKWKCQPERRSSSWAITIDSARTEIEEIQEEVPILNRDYIESVWDKCFVRALREAQMEMGKKKCQIAALDWAEVFEEEYWFEED from the coding sequence ATGCGAACTAAACAAGATTGGGAATGGTTGGCAGCGGGTTCTGAGTATCTGGCTGCCGTGGCGGTTCGGGAACTCTTGCAAGAGGGAAAATCGATGGAAGCCTACGAAGGTCTTGCCTTTTTAATTGAATCAATGGGAAAATCTAAGAAATTGGCACTGCGGAGCCAGCTAATTCGGCTGATGAGCCATATAATTAAGTGGAAGTGTCAGCCAGAACGCCGCAGCTCTAGTTGGGCGATAACAATTGATTCGGCGCGTACAGAAATTGAAGAAATTCAAGAAGAAGTGCCAATTTTGAATCGGGATTATATTGAGTCGGTATGGGATAAGTGCTTCGTTAGGGCATTGAGAGAAGCTCAGATGGAAATGGGTAAGAAGAAATGCCAAATCGCTGCGTTAGATTGGGCAGAAGTGTTTGAGGAGGAATATTGGTTTGAGGAAGATTGA
- a CDS encoding DUF29 domain-containing protein yields the protein MRTQQDWEWLAAGSEYLAAVAVQELLEEGKSMEAYEGLAFLIESMGKSKKLALRSQLIRLMSHVIKWKCQPERRSSSWSITIRSARREIEDLQEEVPSLNRAYIESVWDKCLGRAIEEAQEEMDKDCPITSLDWAEVFEENYSLVREKN from the coding sequence ATGCGAACCCAACAAGATTGGGAATGGTTGGCAGCGGGTTCTGAGTATTTGGCAGCCGTGGCGGTTCAGGAACTCTTGGAAGAGGGAAAATCGATGGAAGCCTACGAAGGTCTTGCCTTTTTAATTGAATCAATGGGAAAATCTAAGAAATTGGCACTGCGGAGCCAGCTAATTCGGCTGATGAGCCACGTCATTAAGTGGAAGTGTCAGCCAGAACGCCGCAGCTCTAGTTGGAGCATCACCATTCGGTCTGCTCGTCGAGAAATCGAGGATTTGCAAGAAGAAGTGCCCAGTCTAAATCGCGCTTATATTGAATCCGTATGGGATAAGTGCTTAGGCAGGGCTATTGAAGAAGCCCAGGAAGAAATGGATAAAGATTGCCCAATTACTTCCCTAGATTGGGCAGAGGTATTTGAGGAAAATTACAGTTTGGTGCGAGAAAAGAATTAA
- a CDS encoding DUF29 domain-containing protein, with translation MRTQQDWEWLAAGSHYQTATAVRELLSEGKSMEAMQGLDELIEAMGRVEKRALRSQLIRLMSHVIKWKCQPERRSSSWSITIRSARWEIEEIQEEVPSLNRAYIESVWDKCLGRAIEEAQEEMDKDCPITSLDWAEVFEENYSLVR, from the coding sequence ATGCGAACCCAACAAGATTGGGAATGGTTGGCAGCGGGTTCCCACTATCAAACTGCTACCGCTGTCCGGGAACTCTTGTCTGAGGGAAAGTCGATGGAAGCAATGCAAGGTCTTGACGAATTGATAGAAGCAATGGGAAGAGTGGAAAAACGGGCACTGCGGAGCCAGCTAATTCGGCTGATGAGCCACGTCATTAAGTGGAAGTGTCAGCCAGAACGCCGCAGTTCTAGTTGGAGCATCACCATTCGGTCGGCTCGGTGGGAAATTGAAGAAATTCAAGAAGAAGTGCCCAGTCTAAATCGCGCTTATATTGAATCCGTATGGGATAAGTGCTTAGGCAGGGCTATTGAAGAAGCCCAGGAAGAAATGGATAAAGATTGCCCAATTACTTCCCTAGATTGGGCAGAGGTATTTGAGGAAAACTACAGCTTGGTGCGATAA
- a CDS encoding DUF433 domain-containing protein encodes MKLERITSNPDRLNGQPCIRNLRLTVRRVIELLATYPDKQELYQEFPELEEEDIRQALIFAASYLDDRIIELPQGYENVA; translated from the coding sequence ATGAAACTCGAACGCATCACGAGCAATCCCGATCGGCTGAACGGACAACCCTGCATTAGAAATCTGCGTTTGACCGTTCGCAGGGTAATCGAGCTACTGGCAACTTATCCCGATAAGCAAGAACTCTACCAGGAGTTTCCCGAGTTGGAAGAGGAAGATATCCGACAAGCCTTGATTTTTGCCGCTTCCTATTTAGACGATCGGATTATTGAGCTACCCCAGGGCTATGAAAATGTTGCTTGA
- a CDS encoding DNA methyltransferase has translation MSNLSQKSELTFKHNLKQGRHGWLRLTPAYSVKIVTDILERLGEPQRVLDPFSGTGTTGLVCAERGVNCDLVDINPFLVWLAKVKTDNYTLGELDAANQLAETAVKAARQHPVTENLWIPPLHNIERWWDSERLIALARLFRGLQISECTGKARNLTSVAFCRVAIDWSNAAFNHQSMSFKSPQLSLFSQKESDFIFNDFLVKMQQIISAAKNNIRGQVQVYEGNPRYLTQILSEKYDCVITSPPYVNRMSYIREVRPYMYWLGFLQSAREAGELDWQAIGGTWGIATSRLNTWNPGDTVIGDDSFDDMLQGIRNCSEPLANYVHKYFLDIKTHLLSLQEVLLPGANLFWIVGNSKFYDTLIPVEQIYVKILESIEFRDVNYTILRKRNSKKELHEFLISARAS, from the coding sequence ATGTCCAATTTATCTCAAAAATCAGAATTAACCTTCAAACACAACCTCAAACAAGGTCGTCATGGATGGCTGCGCTTAACTCCCGCGTATTCAGTCAAGATAGTTACGGATATCTTGGAGCGCCTCGGCGAACCGCAAAGGGTACTTGACCCCTTTTCAGGTACGGGGACCACTGGATTAGTCTGTGCCGAAAGAGGCGTTAACTGCGATTTAGTGGATATCAATCCCTTTCTGGTGTGGCTGGCAAAAGTCAAAACCGATAATTACACTCTTGGCGAACTGGATGCAGCCAATCAGTTGGCGGAAACCGCTGTCAAGGCAGCACGCCAGCATCCAGTCACAGAAAACTTGTGGATTCCCCCTTTGCACAATATAGAACGCTGGTGGGATTCTGAGCGATTAATTGCCTTGGCGCGGTTATTTAGGGGGCTGCAGATTTCCGAATGTACGGGAAAGGCGCGAAATCTAACGTCGGTTGCCTTCTGTCGGGTGGCGATCGACTGGTCTAATGCCGCTTTCAACCATCAATCTATGTCTTTTAAATCGCCGCAGCTTAGCCTATTTTCCCAAAAGGAATCAGATTTCATTTTTAATGATTTTCTCGTGAAAATGCAGCAAATCATCAGTGCGGCAAAAAATAATATTCGTGGTCAAGTCCAGGTATATGAGGGAAACCCTCGCTATCTTACACAAATTTTATCGGAAAAATACGATTGCGTGATTACTTCTCCTCCCTATGTCAACCGGATGAGTTATATTCGAGAAGTCCGTCCTTATATGTATTGGCTGGGATTTTTGCAGTCAGCGCGGGAGGCGGGGGAGCTGGACTGGCAAGCAATTGGGGGGACTTGGGGAATAGCTACGAGTCGGTTAAACACCTGGAACCCTGGGGATACGGTAATTGGTGATGACAGCTTTGATGATATGCTTCAAGGGATTAGAAATTGTAGTGAGCCTCTGGCGAATTACGTTCACAAGTATTTTTTAGACATCAAAACTCATTTACTCAGCTTGCAAGAAGTGCTATTGCCCGGAGCTAATTTATTTTGGATAGTTGGCAATTCTAAATTTTATGATACCTTGATCCCCGTGGAGCAGATTTATGTTAAGATTTTAGAATCCATAGAATTTAGAGATGTTAATTATACCATTTTGAGAAAAAGAAATTCTAAAAAAGAACTGCATGAGTTTTTAATTTCTGCTCGTGCATCATAA
- a CDS encoding DUF2283 domain-containing protein: MDKNLTFRYDKVGDILYIDTCPPYAEQESEEIGDEIIARFHPESGAIENLEILFFSRRLNANQEFQLPISAALSLVS; encoded by the coding sequence ATGGACAAAAACCTGACATTTCGCTATGATAAAGTAGGTGATATTCTCTATATCGACACTTGCCCTCCATATGCGGAGCAAGAGTCGGAAGAGATTGGGGATGAAATTATTGCCCGTTTTCATCCTGAGTCCGGGGCGATCGAGAATTTAGAAATCCTATTTTTTTCCCGCCGTCTCAATGCCAATCAGGAGTTTCAACTGCCAATCTCTGCCGCCTTGTCATTGGTGAGTTAG
- a CDS encoding Uma2 family endonuclease, with protein MIASPQPSLTPEEYLELEAQSPIKHEYIDGEVYAMAGTTDTHNTIALNLATLIRRHLRGTDCRVYFADIKAQIEKQNCFYYPDLLVTCDPQDRETSTYKRFPKLIIEVLSKKTEGFDRGDKFNDYQTLESLEEYVLVNTKHQRLEIFRRQPQGLWLYQSYSPTDGNIKLQSIDLTLAFEEIYEDVSLEPVSPAKPE; from the coding sequence ATGATTGCTTCCCCCCAACCCTCCCTAACCCCAGAGGAATACCTCGAACTCGAAGCCCAAAGCCCCATCAAACACGAATACATAGATGGCGAAGTTTACGCAATGGCGGGCACCACCGACACCCATAACACTATTGCCCTGAACTTAGCCACCCTAATTCGTCGCCACCTGCGGGGTACAGATTGCCGGGTTTACTTTGCCGATATCAAAGCCCAAATCGAAAAGCAAAACTGCTTTTATTATCCCGATTTGCTTGTAACTTGTGACCCCCAAGACCGAGAAACATCTACCTATAAACGGTTTCCTAAACTGATTATAGAAGTGCTTTCCAAGAAAACGGAAGGGTTTGATAGAGGTGACAAATTCAACGACTACCAAACATTGGAAAGTCTAGAAGAATATGTTTTAGTCAATACGAAACATCAAAGATTGGAAATATTCCGCCGCCAACCACAGGGATTATGGCTTTACCAAAGTTATAGCCCCACCGATGGGAATATTAAATTGCAAAGTATCGATTTAACCCTCGCTTTTGAGGAAATTTACGAGGATGTTAGCCTAGAACCAGTATCACCAGCAAAACCAGAATAA
- a CDS encoding M50 family metallopeptidase, whose product MSNPDRDPFPSNPLPSGSGAVGIGWLLGAAVVTVILWQVPWGQYILYPFSILATWFHEMGHGLTAMLLGGDFHQLRIYPNGSGIAQHGGSLFLGPIGRALVAAGGLMGPPLAGAGLILASRQFRTAHYCLLFLGGLLVVSALIWVRSLFGLAAITILGVSILAVALKTPHWFQNFAIQFLGVQACVNTFHQVDYLFTRTAVIGGKSLLSDTGQIAQQLLLPYWFWGILIAVASLWLLVQSLRLAYRS is encoded by the coding sequence ATGAGCAACCCAGACCGGGACCCTTTCCCCTCTAACCCTCTGCCCTCTGGTTCAGGGGCAGTGGGTATTGGCTGGCTTTTAGGCGCAGCGGTGGTTACGGTGATTTTATGGCAGGTGCCTTGGGGTCAGTATATCCTCTATCCGTTTAGCATCCTCGCTACTTGGTTTCACGAAATGGGCCACGGTTTGACGGCGATGCTTTTGGGGGGCGATTTTCACCAGTTGCGCATTTACCCCAACGGCTCGGGCATCGCCCAGCATGGGGGGTCTTTGTTCCTCGGACCGATCGGGCGGGCTCTGGTGGCGGCGGGGGGACTGATGGGACCGCCCCTGGCGGGTGCTGGGTTGATCCTCGCTAGTCGCCAGTTCCGCACAGCTCACTACTGTCTGTTATTTCTCGGTGGGTTGCTGGTGGTTTCGGCTCTCATCTGGGTGCGATCGCTCTTCGGTCTCGCCGCCATCACCATCCTCGGCGTCTCCATCCTCGCCGTTGCTCTGAAAACTCCCCATTGGTTTCAAAATTTTGCCATCCAATTCCTCGGCGTACAGGCTTGCGTGAACACATTTCACCAAGTCGATTATCTATTCACCCGCACCGCCGTTATTGGTGGGAAATCCCTGCTTTCCGACACCGGACAAATTGCCCAACAGTTACTTTTACCCTATTGGTTTTGGGGCATATTAATAGCCGTAGCTTCCCTATGGCTTTTAGTCCAAAGTCTCCGCCTTGCCTACCGCTCTTAA
- a CDS encoding FHA domain-containing protein, whose protein sequence is MITLTLLHPLQSTPIKSWSFENESVIRVGRATDNNVVLYSAVVSRHHLELRHQGRKWDLISLGTNGTYVEGKFIEKMTVTDGLIVRLAQSGPKIQINIGAIPPRTRFDEEILGEWMRKDGTLGETTSEEDTAASTRPIPPPVRVVSSPDVPE, encoded by the coding sequence GTGATTACACTCACTTTACTGCATCCGCTGCAGTCCACTCCGATTAAAAGTTGGAGCTTTGAAAACGAATCAGTAATTAGGGTGGGGCGAGCCACGGATAACAACGTGGTCCTCTACAGCGCGGTGGTGTCCAGACACCACCTGGAATTGCGGCACCAAGGTCGCAAGTGGGATTTGATTAGCCTCGGTACTAACGGCACCTACGTTGAGGGGAAGTTTATTGAGAAAATGACCGTTACCGACGGGTTGATCGTGCGTTTAGCCCAGTCAGGTCCTAAAATCCAAATCAACATCGGCGCCATACCGCCTAGAACCAGGTTTGATGAGGAGATTTTAGGAGAGTGGATGCGCAAAGACGGCACCCTGGGCGAGACGACGAGCGAAGAGGATACCGCCGCCAGTACCAGACCCATACCCCCTCCCGTCCGGGTGGTCTCTTCCCCGGATGTACCAGAGTAA
- a CDS encoding FHA domain-containing protein produces MIVCPNCNHQNPDGATACEACYTPLPATTNCPNCGATVQTDATFCGQCGYNLQPQSLVEEEAAVALPATAVSVPPELGISAPELEISAPPPPPPLPEVPAAPPVPAPVPAPVSAPAPAATGNAKTQLQVITARVLHVQTNTQIELPPGLPVIHLGKPNDRVPPDIDVAGFPNSEVVSRIHADIRVEGDAFYIEDVGSSNGTYINNLPLPPGNRHRLRPGDRISLGKGDMVSFIFQMS; encoded by the coding sequence ATGATTGTTTGCCCGAATTGCAACCACCAAAACCCCGATGGCGCTACAGCTTGCGAGGCTTGCTACACTCCTTTACCCGCTACCACGAACTGTCCCAACTGTGGCGCTACGGTGCAAACCGATGCTACTTTTTGCGGTCAGTGCGGCTATAATCTACAGCCCCAAAGCTTGGTAGAGGAAGAGGCAGCCGTTGCCCTCCCCGCCACTGCGGTATCTGTACCGCCAGAATTGGGAATCAGCGCGCCGGAATTGGAAATCAGCGCGCCACCACCACCGCCACCACTCCCGGAAGTACCCGCCGCGCCTCCGGTTCCGGCTCCGGTTCCGGCTCCGGTTTCGGCTCCGGCTCCCGCTGCTACTGGGAACGCCAAAACTCAGTTACAGGTGATTACGGCGCGGGTGCTGCACGTCCAAACGAACACCCAGATAGAATTGCCCCCCGGTTTGCCGGTGATTCATCTGGGGAAACCTAATGATAGAGTGCCCCCAGATATTGATGTGGCTGGGTTTCCTAATTCTGAGGTGGTTTCTCGGATTCACGCGGATATCCGGGTGGAGGGAGATGCTTTCTACATCGAAGATGTGGGGAGTTCTAATGGCACTTATATCAATAATCTGCCCCTGCCACCGGGGAACCGCCACCGCCTGCGCCCGGGCGATCGCATCTCTCTGGGCAAGGGAGATATGGTGTCTTTTATCTTCCAGATGTCATAG
- the pgl gene encoding 6-phosphogluconolactonase produces the protein MGKQVEVLPDKAGVLARGLELVMAKIASSVEESGRCTIALAGGSTPKNLYEAIAAQSLPWDKIHVFWGDERYVGPKHPDSNQGMARQAWLDRVPIPEANIHPMPTGSGEPAVDAQTHELELKQFFGVADGEVPAFDIILLGMGDDGHTASLFPHTAALSVSDRLITVGSKDNQPRLTFTVPLINRAKCVIFLVTGAGKRPALTQVFAPDGDPQTYPSRLIQPIGELWWLLDQEANPV, from the coding sequence ATGGGCAAGCAAGTAGAAGTGCTGCCGGATAAGGCGGGAGTTCTCGCCAGAGGGCTAGAGCTGGTGATGGCGAAAATTGCCAGCAGTGTTGAGGAGAGCGGGCGTTGTACGATCGCCTTGGCGGGGGGCAGTACGCCGAAAAATCTTTATGAAGCGATCGCCGCCCAATCCCTGCCCTGGGATAAAATTCACGTATTCTGGGGAGATGAGCGCTACGTTGGTCCCAAGCATCCCGACAGCAACCAGGGGATGGCAAGGCAAGCTTGGCTCGATCGCGTGCCCATACCAGAGGCGAACATCCACCCCATGCCCACAGGGAGCGGCGAGCCAGCGGTAGATGCCCAAACCCATGAACTGGAGTTGAAACAGTTCTTTGGGGTGGCGGATGGTGAGGTGCCCGCTTTTGACATTATCCTCCTGGGAATGGGAGACGATGGACATACGGCATCGTTGTTTCCCCACACGGCAGCTCTATCCGTGAGCGATCGGCTCATCACTGTGGGCAGCAAAGACAACCAACCCCGGCTCACCTTCACCGTTCCCCTCATCAACCGCGCCAAATGTGTCATCTTTCTGGTGACAGGAGCCGGGAAACGCCCTGCATTAACCCAAGTATTCGCCCCGGACGGAGACCCCCAAACCTATCCATCCCGCCTCATCCAGCCGATCGGCGAACTATGGTGGCTCCTAGACCAGGAAGCCAATCCGGTATGA